One window of Lawsonibacter asaccharolyticus genomic DNA carries:
- a CDS encoding pseudouridine synthase produces MEERLQKLLSACGLASRRTVEQWIEAGRVTVNGTKARLGDKADLDRDRIEVDGRPVRPGGDRLYLMLNKPRGYVTTLSDEKGRKTVAELVSGCGRRVWPVGRLDLDSEGLLLLTDDGELTQKLLHPSHQVEKEYLVWVTGDVSRGLPVLSGPMDLDGVPLSPAKVRRGRTSGGVTQLSITICQGKNRQVRRMCGQAGLKVLRLKRVREGGLCLDRTLGPGKWRRLEQSEVAALLQKP; encoded by the coding sequence AGCAGTGGATCGAGGCGGGGCGGGTCACCGTCAATGGGACGAAGGCACGGCTGGGGGACAAGGCGGACCTGGACCGGGACCGCATCGAGGTGGATGGCCGGCCGGTCCGGCCCGGCGGAGACCGGCTGTATCTGATGCTGAACAAGCCTCGAGGGTATGTGACCACCCTGTCTGACGAGAAGGGGAGAAAGACGGTGGCGGAGCTGGTCTCCGGATGCGGACGGAGAGTGTGGCCGGTGGGGCGGCTGGACTTGGACTCCGAGGGGCTACTCCTGCTGACCGACGACGGGGAACTGACCCAGAAGCTGCTCCACCCCAGTCATCAGGTGGAAAAAGAATATCTGGTGTGGGTCACTGGGGACGTGAGCCGGGGGCTGCCGGTGCTGTCCGGCCCCATGGATCTGGACGGCGTGCCGCTGTCCCCGGCCAAGGTGCGGCGGGGGAGGACCAGCGGAGGAGTGACCCAGCTATCCATCACCATCTGTCAGGGGAAAAACCGGCAGGTCCGGCGCATGTGCGGTCAGGCGGGTCTGAAGGTGCTGCGCCTGAAACGGGTCCGGGAGGGAGGGCTCTGCCTGGACCGGACCCTGGGGCCCGGAAAGTGGCGGAGACTGGAGCAGAGCGAGGTGGCCGCCCTGCTGCAAAAGCCCTGA
- a CDS encoding cytidylate kinase: MQEKSVAIDGPAGAGKSTLARALARELGYLYVDTGAIYRTVALRAWEAGADPSDPEQIAPLLKGLDLRMDYGADGVQRMYLSGRDVTEAIRVHQISGLASQVAALPPVRDFLLDFQRRQAMEHDVVMDGRDIGTVVLPHAGAKVFLTAAPEARARRRLLELKQRGQETELETVLRDIVQRDEQDRNRAVAPLRQAEDAVLLDTTELGLEESLKALISLVKGRLAQ, from the coding sequence ATGCAGGAAAAAAGCGTTGCCATCGACGGCCCCGCCGGGGCCGGAAAGAGCACCCTGGCCCGGGCCCTGGCCCGGGAGCTGGGGTATTTGTATGTAGACACGGGGGCCATCTACCGCACGGTGGCCCTGCGGGCCTGGGAGGCAGGGGCGGACCCATCCGACCCGGAGCAGATCGCCCCTCTGCTGAAGGGGCTGGACCTGCGCATGGATTATGGGGCAGATGGTGTACAGCGGATGTACTTGTCTGGACGTGACGTGACAGAGGCTATCCGGGTCCACCAGATCTCCGGACTGGCCTCCCAGGTGGCTGCCCTGCCCCCGGTGCGGGACTTCCTGCTGGACTTTCAGCGCCGTCAGGCCATGGAGCACGACGTGGTCATGGACGGCCGGGACATCGGGACGGTGGTGCTCCCTCACGCGGGGGCAAAGGTCTTCCTTACCGCCGCGCCGGAGGCCCGGGCCCGCCGCCGCCTGCTGGAACTGAAGCAGCGGGGACAGGAGACGGAGCTGGAGACCGTTCTCCGGGACATCGTCCAGCGGGATGAACAGGACCGGAACCGGGCGGTGGCCCCTCTCCGTCAGGCGGAGGACGCTGTGCTGTTGGATACCACGGAGCTGGGACTGGAGGAGAGCCTGAAGGCCCTGATCTCCCTGGTGAAAGGGAGGCTGGCTCAATGA
- a CDS encoding ribosomal protein S1, protein MKIRIANSAGFCYGVRRAVELAEGAARSGEPCVMLGPIIHNQDMMDHLARHGLRAVVRPEEVPEGSEVIIRSHGEGRAVHEGLHARGVRILDATCPNVTRIHQIVARAEEQGRQPIIIGTRDHPEVLAIAGWCCRPVVLSGAEELENWLAEDPSRRQMPLTFVSQTTAIRRVWDSCVKKAKKECTNAEFFDTICGATSKRQEEAVQLAAQCGAMVVIGDRQSSNTRKLAELCREVCPSVQLIERADDLELSPLRGTETVGITAGASTPAWIIKEVCDKMSDEIMEIEESFADMLERSIKTLNTGDKVTGVITGITPTEIYVDLGTKHAGYIPVSELTDDPTAKVEDLVKVGDEIETFVVRVNDQEGVVTLSKKRLDVVKGWEDVEAAQEEQTVMEGVVTEDNKGGVVVSVKGVRVFVPASQTGLPRETPMSELLKKKVRLVITEVNRARHRVVGSIAKVQRAERAAAAEKVWAEIEDGKHYTGVVKSLTSYGAFVDIGGVDGMVHISELSWSRIKHPSEVVSVGDTVDVYVISADKEKKKISLGMKDHSQDPWTVFTSQYQVGDVANVRIVKLMTFGAFAEIVPGVDGLIHISQIADHRIEKPGDVLAEGEKVDVKITDIDMENKKVSLSIRALLEEPEAEEDAPAEE, encoded by the coding sequence GTGAAGATAAGGATCGCAAATTCGGCCGGCTTCTGCTACGGCGTGCGCCGGGCGGTGGAGCTGGCGGAGGGGGCCGCCCGGTCCGGCGAGCCCTGTGTGATGCTGGGTCCCATCATCCACAACCAGGACATGATGGACCATCTGGCCCGCCATGGCCTGCGGGCGGTGGTCAGGCCGGAGGAGGTCCCGGAGGGGAGCGAGGTCATCATCCGCTCCCATGGGGAGGGCCGCGCTGTCCACGAGGGTCTGCATGCCCGGGGCGTCCGCATCCTGGACGCCACCTGTCCCAATGTTACCCGTATCCATCAGATCGTGGCCCGGGCTGAGGAGCAGGGGAGGCAGCCCATCATCATCGGAACCCGGGACCACCCGGAGGTGCTGGCCATTGCGGGCTGGTGCTGCCGCCCGGTGGTCCTGTCTGGAGCGGAGGAGCTGGAAAACTGGCTGGCGGAGGACCCGTCCCGACGCCAAATGCCACTCACTTTTGTGTCCCAGACCACGGCCATCCGCAGGGTTTGGGATTCCTGCGTGAAAAAAGCAAAAAAAGAGTGTACAAACGCAGAATTTTTTGATACAATATGTGGAGCGACATCAAAACGCCAGGAAGAGGCCGTCCAGCTGGCCGCCCAGTGCGGCGCGATGGTGGTCATCGGCGACCGCCAGAGCTCCAATACCAGGAAGCTGGCGGAGCTCTGCCGGGAAGTCTGTCCATCTGTCCAGCTGATCGAGCGGGCAGATGACCTGGAGTTGTCTCCTCTGCGGGGGACAGAGACTGTCGGTATCACTGCGGGCGCATCCACGCCTGCGTGGATAATAAAGGAGGTCTGTGACAAAATGAGCGACGAAATCATGGAGATCGAGGAATCCTTCGCTGACATGCTGGAGAGATCGATCAAAACTTTGAATACGGGGGATAAGGTAACTGGCGTTATCACTGGGATCACGCCGACTGAGATCTATGTGGATCTGGGCACCAAGCACGCCGGCTACATTCCCGTATCCGAGCTGACTGATGACCCCACCGCCAAGGTGGAAGATCTGGTCAAGGTAGGGGACGAGATCGAGACCTTTGTGGTCCGCGTCAACGACCAGGAGGGTGTTGTCACCCTGTCCAAGAAGCGCCTTGACGTGGTCAAGGGCTGGGAGGACGTGGAGGCCGCCCAGGAAGAGCAGACTGTCATGGAGGGCGTCGTCACCGAGGACAACAAGGGCGGCGTTGTGGTGTCCGTAAAGGGCGTGCGGGTCTTCGTTCCCGCTTCCCAGACCGGTCTGCCTCGGGAGACTCCCATGTCCGAGCTGCTGAAGAAGAAGGTCCGCCTGGTCATCACCGAGGTGAACCGTGCCCGTCACCGCGTGGTGGGCTCCATCGCCAAGGTGCAGCGCGCCGAGCGCGCCGCCGCCGCAGAGAAGGTCTGGGCCGAGATCGAGGACGGCAAGCACTACACCGGCGTGGTGAAGTCCCTGACTTCCTACGGCGCTTTCGTGGACATCGGCGGCGTGGACGGCATGGTCCACATCTCCGAGCTGTCTTGGAGCCGCATCAAGCACCCCTCCGAGGTGGTCTCGGTGGGCGACACCGTGGATGTGTATGTGATCTCCGCCGACAAGGAGAAGAAGAAGATCTCCCTGGGCATGAAGGACCACAGCCAGGACCCCTGGACCGTGTTCACTTCTCAGTACCAGGTGGGCGACGTAGCCAATGTCCGCATCGTTAAGCTGATGACCTTCGGCGCCTTTGCCGAGATCGTCCCCGGTGTGGACGGCCTGATCCACATTTCTCAGATCGCTGACCACCGCATCGAGAAGCCCGGCGACGTGCTGGCTGAGGGAGAAAAGGTGGACGTGAAGATCACCGACATCGACATGGAGAACAAGAAGGTCTCCCTGTCCATTCGTGCACTGCTGGAAGAGCCCGAGGCTGAGGAGGACGCTCCTGCCGAGGAGTGA
- a CDS encoding 2-C-methyl-D-erythritol 4-phosphate cytidylyltra, which yields MAGIWKRLAQRKGRGVPICSVVIPAAGSSSRMEGIDKILEPLGELPVLVRTLQVFQSCDLVHEVIVVTREDLIVPVSQLCRDFMLDKVTKVMVGGAERVLSVRIGVQEARRDAALIAIHDGARPLLSREVLEEVLKKAAVTGAAAPAIPMVDTIKRAERGVVVETMDRSSLWAVQTPQVFEASLIRAALEKAVADGETLTDDCAAVERIGMKVSLTRGDRENIKLTTPFDLMVGEAIIRQREGY from the coding sequence TTGGCAGGAATTTGGAAACGATTGGCCCAGAGAAAGGGCAGAGGGGTGCCCATCTGCTCGGTGGTGATCCCAGCGGCAGGGTCCTCCTCCCGGATGGAGGGGATCGACAAGATCCTGGAACCCCTGGGGGAACTCCCGGTGCTGGTGCGCACCCTTCAGGTGTTCCAGAGCTGCGATCTGGTCCATGAGGTGATCGTGGTCACCCGGGAGGATCTGATCGTCCCCGTGAGCCAGCTGTGCAGGGATTTTATGCTGGATAAGGTGACCAAGGTGATGGTAGGAGGCGCTGAGCGGGTTCTCTCCGTCCGAATCGGGGTGCAGGAGGCCCGACGGGACGCGGCGCTGATCGCCATCCATGACGGGGCGCGGCCGCTGCTGAGCCGGGAGGTGCTGGAGGAAGTGCTGAAAAAGGCTGCGGTTACCGGAGCGGCGGCGCCGGCCATTCCCATGGTGGATACCATCAAGCGGGCAGAGCGGGGCGTTGTGGTGGAGACGATGGACCGCTCCAGCCTGTGGGCGGTCCAGACGCCCCAGGTCTTTGAGGCGTCCCTGATCCGGGCGGCCCTTGAAAAGGCGGTGGCGGACGGGGAGACTCTCACAGATGACTGCGCCGCTGTGGAGCGGATCGGGATGAAGGTCTCCCTCACTCGGGGAGACAGGGAGAACATCAAGCTGACCACCCCCTTCGACCTGATGGTGGGGGAGGCGATCATCCGGCAGAGGGAGGGATATTGA
- a CDS encoding oxidoreductase NAD-binding domain protein: MNKQVKPVVIGTIGAGYAAHLHGNGYEKVSGVPIRLKTVCDLNLDLANQVKERYGYEQAITNFDDMLADPEIDVIDIVTPPFLHCSMAIKALKAGKHVICEKPLTGYFGKPGEENVGRTEKAKMYREVMAIMDELKEVVDSTDKKFLYAENFVYATPVQKAAEIIRAKKSKVLFMKGEESLKGSSSPVAGKWNKTGGGILVRTGTHPLTGMLWLKQQEALARGETITVKSVSADVGVTTACLSEHEHRHIAARPEDVEDYAAVTVTFSDGTKCLTIASDTVLGGTKNYIEVYSNDSSLMCNITPTDILNTYFLDEEGLDDVYISEMLPAKLGWNKAFVSDEIIRGYMGELQDFMETIAYDKTPSSDFALAYETTKIMYAAYQSAEEGRRIDF; this comes from the coding sequence ATGAACAAGCAGGTAAAACCCGTGGTCATCGGCACCATCGGAGCCGGCTATGCCGCGCATCTCCACGGCAACGGCTATGAAAAGGTCAGTGGAGTGCCCATCCGCCTTAAGACCGTCTGTGACCTGAACCTGGATCTGGCCAATCAGGTCAAGGAGCGCTATGGCTATGAGCAGGCCATCACTAACTTTGACGATATGCTGGCAGACCCGGAGATCGATGTCATCGACATCGTCACCCCTCCTTTCCTCCACTGCTCCATGGCCATCAAGGCCCTGAAGGCCGGCAAGCATGTCATCTGTGAGAAGCCTCTCACCGGCTATTTCGGCAAGCCCGGCGAGGAGAATGTGGGCAGGACCGAGAAGGCCAAGATGTATCGAGAGGTCATGGCCATCATGGATGAGCTGAAGGAAGTGGTGGACTCTACCGACAAGAAGTTCCTGTACGCCGAGAACTTCGTCTATGCCACTCCGGTCCAGAAGGCCGCTGAGATCATCCGCGCCAAGAAGAGCAAGGTGCTGTTCATGAAGGGTGAGGAGAGCCTGAAAGGCTCCAGCTCCCCCGTGGCTGGCAAGTGGAACAAGACTGGCGGCGGCATCCTGGTCCGCACCGGTACCCATCCCCTCACTGGCATGCTGTGGCTGAAGCAGCAGGAGGCCCTGGCCCGGGGAGAGACCATTACTGTCAAGAGTGTCTCCGCCGACGTGGGCGTCACCACTGCCTGCCTCAGCGAGCATGAGCACCGCCACATCGCCGCCCGTCCCGAAGACGTGGAGGACTACGCCGCCGTCACCGTTACCTTCTCCGACGGGACCAAGTGCCTGACCATCGCCAGTGACACCGTACTGGGCGGCACCAAGAACTACATCGAGGTTTACAGCAACGACAGCTCCCTGATGTGCAACATCACCCCCACTGACATCCTGAACACCTATTTCCTGGATGAAGAGGGCTTGGATGATGTGTACATCTCCGAGATGCTGCCCGCCAAGCTGGGCTGGAACAAGGCTTTTGTCTCCGATGAGATCATTCGCGGCTACATGGGTGAGCTCCAGGACTTCATGGAGACCATTGCCTACGATAAGACGCCCTCCTCTGATTTTGCTCTGGCTTACGAGACCACCAAGATCATGTACGCCGCCTATCAGTCCGCCGAGGAAGGCCGCCGCATCGATTTCTGA
- a CDS encoding cysteine desulfurase, translated as MIYLDSAATSLQKPPAVARACSYAISHYASPGRGGHKPAMDAAAAAFACREAAARLFQVPKLEQVVFTNNATHGLNIAIKALVRPGGTVVISGYEHNAVTRPLHAIPDVTVRVAAGQLFRPEETVEAFRKALTPEVTAAVFTHVSNVFGMILPIQELARLCRERGVPFILDASQSAGCLPVHLEELGAAFIAMPGHKGLYGPQGTGLLLCGQTPPPLLEGGTGSESIRQEMPDFLPDRLEAGTHNIAGIAGLLEGLRFVEKQGVQSIGSHERALTVQMGESLAQLPGVEVFRSKDPSQQAGVLSFRVSGMDCEELGEALGRRDIALRSGLHCAPLAHRTAGTLETGTVRASVSAFNVPQEIPRFVRELRQILTEKP; from the coding sequence GTGATCTATCTGGACAGCGCGGCCACCTCTCTGCAAAAGCCGCCTGCGGTCGCCCGCGCCTGCTCCTACGCCATCTCACATTATGCCAGTCCGGGCCGAGGTGGTCACAAGCCGGCCATGGACGCAGCAGCAGCGGCCTTTGCCTGCCGGGAGGCGGCAGCCCGCCTGTTCCAGGTCCCCAAGCTGGAACAGGTGGTCTTTACCAACAATGCCACCCACGGCCTGAATATCGCCATAAAGGCCCTGGTCCGTCCGGGAGGGACAGTGGTCATCTCCGGATATGAGCACAACGCGGTCACCCGGCCGCTCCACGCCATCCCGGATGTGACGGTCCGGGTGGCGGCCGGACAACTGTTCCGGCCGGAGGAGACCGTGGAGGCATTCCGAAAGGCCCTGACCCCGGAGGTGACTGCGGCTGTATTCACCCATGTATCCAATGTGTTTGGAATGATCCTCCCCATCCAGGAGCTGGCCCGGCTTTGCCGGGAACGGGGGGTCCCCTTCATCCTGGACGCGTCCCAGTCAGCGGGCTGCCTCCCGGTCCATCTGGAGGAACTGGGGGCAGCCTTCATCGCCATGCCGGGCCACAAGGGGCTGTACGGCCCCCAGGGGACCGGTCTTCTGCTCTGCGGACAGACCCCGCCGCCTCTGCTGGAGGGGGGCACGGGAAGTGAATCCATCCGGCAGGAGATGCCGGACTTCCTGCCCGACCGTCTGGAGGCGGGGACCCACAACATCGCCGGGATCGCCGGGCTGCTGGAGGGACTGCGCTTCGTGGAAAAGCAGGGGGTACAGTCCATCGGCAGCCATGAGCGGGCCCTGACCGTCCAGATGGGGGAGTCTCTCGCCCAACTCCCGGGGGTGGAGGTGTTCCGGAGCAAAGACCCCAGCCAGCAGGCCGGAGTACTCTCCTTCCGGGTATCGGGGATGGACTGTGAGGAGCTGGGGGAGGCGCTGGGCCGCCGGGACATCGCCCTGCGTTCCGGGCTCCACTGCGCCCCGCTGGCCCACCGGACAGCTGGGACACTGGAGACCGGGACCGTGCGGGCCAGCGTCTCCGCCTTCAACGTCCCCCAGGAGATCCCACGCTTCGTCCGAGAGCTGAGGCAGATCCTCACCGAAAAGCCGTAA
- a CDS encoding molecular chaperone DnaJ gives MNDPYSVLGVSPNASDEEIKKAYRELARKYHPDNYQNNPLADLAEEKMKEINEAYETITKQRSGGGGSYQRPSGGYGGQSYGGGYQYSHQQSGSANPTYARIRNLINSGDLGTAERLLNEVPQKNGEWYFLSGSIAYRKGWLDEAMQNYSLACQMDPGNMEYRQALAMMQQGGQAYRPYGYSGGMDGLDCCTSLLCLNCLCGGGHC, from the coding sequence ATGAACGATCCGTACAGTGTTTTGGGGGTCAGCCCCAATGCCAGCGATGAAGAGATCAAAAAGGCCTATCGTGAGCTCGCCCGGAAGTACCATCCGGACAATTATCAGAACAATCCCCTGGCCGATCTGGCTGAGGAGAAGATGAAAGAGATCAACGAGGCCTATGAGACCATCACCAAGCAGCGCAGCGGAGGTGGGGGCTCTTATCAACGTCCGTCCGGCGGATACGGCGGGCAGAGCTATGGCGGCGGATACCAATACAGTCATCAACAGAGCGGCTCCGCCAACCCTACCTACGCCCGCATCCGGAACCTGATCAACAGCGGAGATCTGGGGACGGCGGAGCGCCTGCTCAACGAGGTGCCCCAGAAAAACGGGGAGTGGTATTTCCTTTCCGGCAGCATCGCCTACCGGAAGGGCTGGCTGGATGAGGCGATGCAGAACTACTCCCTGGCCTGCCAGATGGACCCAGGGAACATGGAGTACCGCCAGGCCCTGGCCATGATGCAGCAGGGGGGACAGGCATACCGCCCCTACGGATACAGCGGAGGGATGGACGGTCTGGACTGCTGCACCAGCCTGCTGTGCCTGAACTGCCTGTGCGGAGGGGGGCACTGCTGA
- a CDS encoding guanylate kinase has translation MTKKKEKGQLIVLSGPSGVGKSTVIAELLGQRKGIYFSVSYTTRQPRVGEADGINYNFVSRTEFERMIADQELLEYAEYVNNYYGTSLKMIQEKLNAGIDVLLDIEVQGAAKVRARCPEAIFIFIIPPSFEELSRRLHNRNTDNEDVIAGRLEKAKIEFREIPTYDYLVINDKVSNAVEEIEAILVANECRVDNRRNILKGEFSL, from the coding sequence ATGACCAAAAAGAAAGAGAAGGGACAGCTCATCGTTTTGTCCGGTCCATCCGGTGTGGGTAAGAGCACCGTGATCGCAGAGCTTTTGGGCCAGCGGAAGGGGATCTATTTCTCTGTGTCCTACACCACCCGCCAGCCCCGGGTGGGAGAGGCAGACGGGATCAACTACAACTTCGTCTCCCGGACGGAGTTCGAGAGGATGATCGCGGACCAGGAGCTGCTGGAATACGCGGAATATGTGAACAACTACTACGGCACCTCCCTGAAGATGATCCAGGAAAAACTGAACGCCGGCATCGACGTTCTGCTGGACATCGAGGTGCAGGGGGCGGCAAAGGTTCGGGCCCGATGCCCTGAAGCCATCTTTATCTTTATCATCCCGCCCTCCTTTGAGGAACTCTCCCGCCGTCTCCACAACCGGAACACGGACAACGAGGACGTGATCGCCGGCCGGCTGGAGAAGGCGAAGATAGAGTTCCGGGAGATCCCGACCTACGACTATCTGGTGATCAACGACAAGGTCTCCAACGCAGTGGAGGAAATCGAGGCCATCCTGGTGGCCAATGAGTGCCGGGTGGACAACCGCAGAAACATTTTGAAAGGGGAATTTTCGTTATGA
- a CDS encoding DNA-directed RNA polymerase subunit omega, with protein MMLYPAMRDLLAKVPSRYQLVNVVACRARQIASEAETAGVPLDDKPVSIAIREVAEGQLDVSES; from the coding sequence ATGATGCTTTATCCTGCTATGAGAGATCTGCTGGCTAAGGTGCCCAGCCGCTATCAGCTGGTCAATGTGGTGGCCTGCCGCGCCCGGCAGATTGCCAGCGAGGCGGAGACCGCCGGCGTCCCTCTGGACGACAAACCGGTGAGCATTGCCATCCGCGAAGTAGCGGAGGGTCAGCTGGACGTGTCTGAATCGTAA